The Streptomyces sp. NBC_01363 region CGGACGAATAGTCGACCGACCGGTACCAGAGCCAGTCCGTCCAGAACCCGGCGAACATGACGAACGCCATGGCGAGAACCGCCAGGACGCCCAGTGTCATGAGCAGGGTACGGGCGCGCCGGGACGGGCGGCCGACTCTGATCCGTGGCCCGGTCGGGCCTCCGCCGCGGTCCGGCATCTGGAAAGCCAACGTGCGCACCTCGAAGTTCGCGGGTCGTGTGAAGCGGGCCCAGCGATCGTAGAGCCCACCTATGCAACTTACTGAGGCTTTACCTAGTTCCCGTTCCCGGGGCGGAAGGAGGCAGGATATTGAGCATGCCCAACGTTTCCCCCTCAGGCCCTCCGATGGCCGCGAGCCCGCTCACCGTCGCCGTGCTCGAAATCGACGAGTACATCTCCGGCCTCGGCTGGGACCAGCCGGCCCGGCTCTTCGCCCTGGTCGACACCGCCCGGCTGCACGTCCAGGAGCCCGGTCTCGCCGCCCAGCTCGGTCTGGACAGCGCCGAATCCCCGACTTCCTCACTGACCCCCATCGAGCAGGACGAGCTGCCGCCGGGCACTGCCCTGGACGAGTTCCTCGCCACGATCGCCTGGCCCGACGCGGTGATCGGGTGCGCGATGACGGTGGAGCGGCTGA contains the following coding sequences:
- a CDS encoding PPA1309 family protein, which encodes MPNVSPSGPPMAASPLTVAVLEIDEYISGLGWDQPARLFALVDTARLHVQEPGLAAQLGLDSAESPTSSLTPIEQDELPPGTALDEFLATIAWPDAVIGCAMTVERLMLPPSAEASVPEGLSDAQLTKWVAKHPERQEVRMTVAVLRDGTRESAVRLRAKDAPSEVRTGAGLVPGLADALAATFEA